In the genome of Leptotrichia sp. HSP-536, the window TGAAAGTTGAAAATAAATGGAAATTAATTATATATGAAAATATAAAAACTTCATACATTAAAGATTATTATTTGGATACAGAAGAAACACTGTATTGTGATATTTTTTTGGAAAAATTAAAAATAGACCCTTTATATGATAAAATTCAATACAATGAATTTTTGCAAAATGTATCTCCTTTATTGAAAAAGGAATTATTAGATACAGCTGAAAATTATGAAATTAAAATATTAGTTGATAAATATCCGATTACAAATAATAAAATGCAATTTTTAGATGATGAAATGGATATTTATATTACTAAAAATGATTCAAATATGCATCCTTTGGAAAGTTATCCTGAAATATATTTTAGAGATACAGTGAATTCTTGGAAAAAATGTGAGTTTATGAAAAGTCGAAAGCAAAAAATATTTATTCTAAATATAGAGCTTAGTGATGAAAAATGGAAAAAATTGCCAGAATTTCAGATAGTGCCTAAAATAGAGCATAAAAATGTATTTCCACCTGTTTTTAAAAAAGTAGAAAATAACCTTTTCGATATAGTTTATATTCCTAGAGAATGGGATGATGATGACTGCGGATTTAGCGTGTCAGAAGAATTATTAAAGAAAATGATAGGATTGGGGTATGATGTTGAAATTGTAAGTAATAAGGAGAGATTTTTTAATACACATTTGCCGTATAAACTAAAAACAGAAAAAGATATTTTATGGATTTATGATTATGAAAATAATTGGTATATATTGCCACTACTGGATTTTGATACCTTAGAACGAAAAGTTATTGATGGAGAAGTTGTGACGTATACAACTACTTCTGTACAAGTGTATCATAAAAACCATTGTCCAGATGGAAAGTTGTATTTTCAAAAATCAGAAATAAAAAATTATGGGATAAGCGACGCGATTCATTTGGGATTTGGTGAGTGGGTCGTTAATGAATATCAAAAGATGATTGAAAATTATAAAACTAAAATTTAATTATCTAAAGAAAATGAGGAGAAAAAAATGCCTTACATTTTAAAAGAGGAAAATATTGAAGAGTTTGTGAAAAAATCAGAAATAGATGAATTTGAAGAAGAAGATTTTGGAGAATTTTATCCTGATGACTATGAAATGGCTGATAAAAGTGGTATGTTTGAAGATTTTAGATTTAAGCTGGTTGTTTTGGAAACTTTGCTTGGGAAAAATGCAAGTTTTGTTGAAGAATTTGAAAAATTGACTGAAAAATTAGAAGAAAAATATGATGATTATATTTTTGAAATAGGAAATTTTGTTAATCCAATTATAGTTGAGCCGATTTTAAAATTTTTGGAAAATGTGAAATTGACGGCAGAGGACTTGGAAAAAGTAGATAAAATTTGTTTTGATGGTGGGCTTGAAATTTATGATATTCTTTGTCCAAATTGGGATGGAGAAGATTATTTATTTCAGACACATAGTGTAAAAGGGTTTGAGAAATTAAAAAATTTGAAAAAAGTGATTTTTATTGCTTGCTGTGATGAGGAATTACTGGATGAATTTAGCGAAAATGGAATCGCAGTGGAGTAAAATAAAATTGAAAGATTAGAATTTTAAGTTTGATTTTGAAAATGAAAAGGAGAGATTTTTTATGAAAAAAGTAATGATTTTGGTTACAAGTTTAGTGGTTTCAGTTAGTAGTTTTGCTGGTTATACAAGTGATATGATTAATAGAATGGAAACTAAAGAGAAAAGTTTAGAGGATTCCTTTGGAGGAAG includes:
- a CDS encoding DUF6892 domain-containing protein; translation: MPYILKEENIEEFVKKSEIDEFEEEDFGEFYPDDYEMADKSGMFEDFRFKLVVLETLLGKNASFVEEFEKLTEKLEEKYDDYIFEIGNFVNPIIVEPILKFLENVKLTAEDLEKVDKICFDGGLEIYDILCPNWDGEDYLFQTHSVKGFEKLKNLKKVIFIACCDEELLDEFSENGIAVE